A segment of the Leptolyngbya sp. NIES-3755 genome:
CGATAACCTTTACAAAGCTTCATCTTCCTCTGATCTTGACGCGCTCTTGTCCGAAGTGTCAACGAGAAACAGAAGGATTTTGTCAGCAGAATTGATTTTCATCGAAGGTTTTATCCGTAATTTTCTATAGAAACTAAAAAACTTCATTAAAATTGCGCGTCGATGTCCGTATACATAAAGTTTCGATGAAAGTCCAACGATCGGAGATTGCATCCGGAAAGAGAGTCTTTATAGTTGGAGTACCCAGAATGAGTAAAACTACGGAGCGGCGGAACGATCGTGCTTGCGTTCGTCGTCAAGTTAACGATAATCTGATTGCGCTTTAAAATGTCAGAGTTTCGAGACAAGCGTTCAGGATGCGATTTTGAAAAAATTGGTGTGGGGGAAAGGATGACGTTAGTTGAACAGTACGAAGAGGTCGTACTACAGCCCCAAGGACGGCTGGATACAGTGGGCGGTGAGGCACTACAGCAACAATGGGCGACACTGGCTCCAAGACGATACAAAGTCTGGATTATTGATATGTCGAGAATTGAATTTATCGATAGTTCAGGATTGGTCGCGCTAGTGACGGGTTTAAAGGCTGCGACAGAAATGGGCACGAAGATGATACTGTGCGGTTTGCGTCCTTCGGCTCGACTGGTGTTTGAGATTACCCAACTCGATCGAGCTTTCGCAATCTTTGAGAATTATGAGGCGATTACTCGATCGTTTGGACGGACTCAAGAGGTATTGCAGGCAGTCTAGAGAACCTCCACAAAAAGCCCCCGCAATTCAGAACTGCGAGGGGTTTATTGATCAATTGCGTTAGAAATTTCCGTTCTAAGCGTTCCCAAAACTAGGTAAAGAAATGTCACCTTCACCCCGTGGAAAAGTGGGTAAATCGAGGTGCCCGTTCCGACGATTTTTCACAGCAAGACGGTAATTCACGCTCTGTAATTCCGCATGGAGTTGACGATTTTCCCGCTGAATCATTGCCACCTTTTCCCGGACAGGCTGCATCCGTTCCGCAAACTTCTGACGGTACACTTTCGGTAACTCTTGCACCACTTGTTCGAGCATCTTCGATCGCTCAGTCAGTTCTTGAGTCGTTTGGCGCAATTCGTAGATTTCCTGATCTCGCTGCGTAATCTGCTCTTGGTAGAACGTGACTTGCTGTTCGACCGTTTGAAGTTGTTCGCGTAAGGATTGGACTTCTGCTAAATGTCGATCGGAGGGTTCATCAGACAAAGGAACAGGTGCAGTTGCGTTGCCTTTTACCAGACGGAAAAGCTCTTGAGATAACTGCTGCACGAGTTGATCGCGCATTTGCAGTTCCTCTTGGAGCCGGAGATTTTCAGCGTGGATTTGTTGGGCTTGAGAAGCATCGAGTTGAATCACGAGACAGGTACTCCCTTTGGGGTCATCAAGTTGAGGTTTTCCTCCCATAATCGCGGAGGAGACGATCGACGAATTTCTCGCCAAATTGCGGTTGCCGCCAATGTACCATCTGCGACCGCAATTGATACTTGATTTAACCCCTCTTTTAAGTCTCCGATCGCATAAATTCTCGGATGGGATGTCCTACACATGTTGTCTGTGGCTAAATTGCCACCCTTCCATTCGAGGTCTAACCCTTGTAAGTAACCGTTGTAATAATGCGAACCCATTGCCACGAGTCCGTTTTCGAGTTCGATCGTGCTTCCGTCCGCAAGTTCCACTCCGGTCATGTGATGGTCGTGTCCGATGAATCGCTTCAGAGGAGTTTCGACTAGCGGATATCCATGCGATTTCAATTTTTCGCGCATCGCATCGCTGACCTCGAATAAGCCTTGGGTAAAGACCGTGATGTAAGGCGTGAACCAGTTGAGGACAAACGCCGTATTGATCGCGCCTTCGGTTCCAGCGAATAAGCCGCACTTCGTATCTGCCATTTCCCACCCGTCACAGATCATGCAGACGTGCAAATTGTGTCCTGCGTAATCGAAGACGTTTTGCATATCTTCGAGTTTGGGCAGATGATCAATAATGCCACTTGCAGCAATCACGTATTTGGAGCGAAACACTGGGTAGCTACTTTCGACTTTGCCAACTTTGGTTTTGACCGCGAAGGTATCGCCCTCGTCTTTCACTTCTTCGACAAAGCCCATCAGGTAGTCGCCACCGAGTGAGAGGAAGTGATTTTGACCTTGTTGAAGCATCGTGCGTCCAGGGGTTCCGGGCGGTAAGCCGAGATAATTTTGAAGCTCCTGCATCCAGAACGATCGACCACGACCTTTTTCGATCACGAGACACGACAGCCGATAGCGTTGGAGATAGATCGCGGCAGACAGTCCACCTGCACCACCGCCAACAATGATGACATCGTAAACGTGATCGAGCTTTTCTTGGAGGTTCTTTCTAGTAAGCTTCATATCTCATCCTTATGTGAACGCGGCAATCTGTGAGCAGAATTTCGCCCTAGATTCTTAACTGTAGCAATTTCAGGAAAAGACGTGGATCGGGTAGCTGTACTGCAATGGGCGGGATTTTTAGAATGATTGCGCGATCGAGCTTTCGGATTTGCCCACGGTTTTAATCATTTCCACACCGTTTTGCACAAGTACGATCGATGGGTTGCCGCCATTCACGTTAATTCTTTTCACCGTTATTTCCCCATTCGCAAGTTTTTCACCGACTTGGACATAGCGCGAAGTTCCGTCCGTGTCTTCGATAATGGCGCTCAGTTGAGTTCCGGTTTGAATGACTCCGGTGAGTGCGATCGAGTCTGCCAAATTCGTCTGCGAAACAGGTGGCATCGGAGGCGGCGCAACCGGGAGCGCGGGCAGTGGACGGACTGAAACTGTTTGCGGAATCGGAGTGTATTGAACGGGTTGAGGTAGGGGAACGACGGGATTGGAGCCGACGGAAGCTTTAGCGGCAATTGGTTTTGGCGGAACGACCGTGGCTTGAAGCGTGGTGGGAATAGTTGGAGCCGCGAAGGGATCACGAGTGCTTGAAACAGCAACGGGCATTAAAGGGGCTTTACCATCAGTTGTGGGGATCATGCCCGGAACTTTGATTGTGGCTAAAGTCTGAGGTTTTGGAGGCACGATCGGTTGGGCAAACGCTTGTGGAGACGGTTGAACTTTTGCTTGAGATGTCCGATTCGGTTGGCAACTGACAAGGAGAAGCGCAGTTCCAGCAATCATCCAGTGACGGTGTTTCATACAAACTTTCCGGGTGGCTACAGTAATCCAGAATAGACAGGGTTTCCTCGAATGCACGGCGATCTTGAAGGGTTTGACTATCGGTTTTGACGGATTTTTTTGCATCGATCGTATTTCTACGTGGGCGTTCTTGCGGTTGCGCTGTCGCTAAACTGGAGAAAATACGCGAATCGTTCATGAAGCAGTTAGTTTTGGTCGGAGGAGGGCACAGTCACGCGATCGCGCTTACTTTGGCGGGCGAAAGATTTTATCGATCGAGCTTTCATGAATCAGTTTCGTAACTTAGGCTAGAACAATGCAAATCTCTATTTCTGATGATCAGTTAAAGATTGACTTGGATTGGTTAGAGCGCTTTTGGGCGTTTTACTACAATGCGGATCTGCACATTCCATTGAGTCATATCAATCAAGTTTCGACCGAGGAACCGCCGAGTAGTTGGACAGATGCGAGATTGCCTGGAACTTATTTACCAGGTGTGATCAAAGCAGGAACTTACTATACCGATCGCGGAAAAGAATTCTGGTATGCCACTCGATCGGGTCGATACTTAGTTTTAGAGCTTGAGAACGAGTTTTATAAGAGAATTGTGTTGACCCTGGATCAAAACCAACTTTGGGCAACACGCATTCGAGAGCATAATGGGCAAGCCGTCTAACTTATTGATTAAACTCAGTCGTCAACTGTTCACAGACTCGATCGAGCAAGAACAATTCATCAATGCCTTGGTGCATCCAAAACCTTTCAATCCTTGTATTCTCTGGTGCAAATCGCGACCTGAGATTGTTCCATTCGAGGTTGAACCGCGATTAAATTGGCAGCCCGAATTTGTCGATCGACTCTCTCTACAAGAAAAGCCCGGACAACATCCACTGCATGATTCTGGCTATTTCTACTGTCTCGATTTCTCTTCAGTATTTGCAGCATCGGTTATGAGTGCTATCGACTCTGCTGATCTCATTTTTGATATGTGTGCATCTCCAGGTGGAAAAAGCGTTTTTGCTTGGACAATGTTTCATCCAAAGCAATTGTTTAGCAATGAAGTGATCGGGAAACGCAGAGCCGCATTGATCTCGAACTTTAAGCGGTGTGAGATTAGAAACTCGGTCCCGTACCCGTGTAGCGAAGCTATCGTGCTCACCTTAGATTCTAAAATTCTGGCTGAAGAACTCCCGAACACAATGGATTTAGTTCTGGTGGATGCGCCTTGTAGTGGACAGTCCTTGATTGCAAAAGGTGGAAAAGCGGAGGGTTGCTTTCATCCGATCAACATTAATAAGAATGCCAATCGTCAGAAGCGAATTTTGGCGAACTCTGCACAGTTAGTCAAGCCGCAAGGATATTTGGTGTATATGACTTGCACCTATTCCACTGAGGAAAACGAGCAGGTGATTGATTGGTTACTAGAACGGTTTCCGCGGTTTGAAACGGTTGAGGTGCAGAAATTGGAAGGGTATCGATCGCATCTTACCGATCAATTTTGTTATCGCATCTTTCCACACAATCGATTAGGCGCAGGCGCTTTTACTACTTTGCTGAGAAACAAGGAGACTGGAGAAGGGCAGAAAGTGCCTGCAACATTTTTGGAGCGTCCCGGAATGATGCTCATCTAGAAACAATTAGTGTTCCAATCTTTTTCATCACACTCAGCACATCATAAAGCTGATTACGGCGGGAAATCAGAGAGTAAACATCTGAGAAATCATACGTTTGCTCCAAGACCTTCGCGAATGCAAAACTGCTTCCATTTGTGACCAATCCAAACACTGCTTGCTGAGGATTTGGATTCGCTGCCATGTAAGTGAGTAGTTGAGGAATTCCAACCTCGATCGAAGCTTTCGTTTGCTTTGCTTCAACCACTAGCACCCAAAACCGTTGCTGAATTACCAAAGCATCAATCCGTCCTTGGATTTCTTCCTCATCTTCAAATTCAAAGCTGACAGCGATTTCTGCTCTAAATCGAAACGGCGGTTCGTAAAATCCAGCTAAATCAAGCAGCGGAGAAACAATGAGCACTTTCGCTGTTTCTTCCAGCATTGGGCTATCTGCCTGTTGATAGTCATACCGCTGTTTGATGAGATCCAGTCGCGCTTTCTCTTCTGCACTCAATTGCACAAAGTCCTCTCGCCATTCGGTGAAAAAGCGATCGTCCTCTGCTCGTCTCAGCCCGAACTTCTCATGAACTTGGTTAAGACTAACAATGTACTTAGAGACTGCTTGAACCATAATATTTGACCGAAAAGTTTATCAATTATGCGATCGCACAGGTGGCAAATTCAACAGCGAATCATATCGTCTACTAAACGGTCAATTATAGGACGATACATTGTGTTATCTAAATGCTCCTTATACCAACTATGATAACTGCCATCCATCAAATGCTCTTGAATCAGTCTCGCTTCTTCTAGTAACACCCAAAGGTTATGAGTTGCGCGATTATAAAACCCTTGGCTACCTGCGCCTTTTCCGTCTTCCTTAGTGAGCTTTAATCCTGCAATCCCGTCTTTAACACAAGCTGGACAACGGCATTCTTTCAGCGTTTCTAACTCTTCAGCACCAATGTCTCGTCCGCGCCATTTTCCCAATCCCGCGATCGATCGCTCTCCAGTGCCAGGAAGTTGAATCATGCCGCGTGCCGCCCGATTTCTCCATCCGCTCGAATCCACGGAGTCAAAGCCAAGCAATGCCGCAATGTGCAAAGTAGCAGTTCCACCGATTCCGAAAACATGAAGTTTCTGGCAATTAAATTCCTCCCGAATTCGCTCTAGTCCTTTAAGCACTGTTTGATGTGACATCGCCTTTGGAGCGCGTAATAAATTCGGGACAATGCCTCCCAATGCAACATAGGACTTTTCTAAAAATGCTGCATCACTTTTTATGGCTCCGATGTACTCTTCAAGCATTTGACTAATATGAATGACAGGAAAATAAGAATTTGAGAACTGTTTATAATTGCGATTAGCTTCCATCGTTTTAAAGAAGCAAATTTCCTGCTCCTCAAGACTCATTTTGGGAGTTGGAATGAAGTCTTGAGGAATCGGATACCAATCAGGTTTTGCTCGATCGATAAACTCTTCATATTCGCCAATTGGTGCAGTTCCTTCGCGAGAAATAAAGTAGAAAGCACCATTGTCTAGATAGATTTTGATAGGGTCGGGAACCTGTAAAAACTCTCGCAATCCAAGCTCGATTGCTTGACGACGCTTGTTTCGAGACTGATGAAAATCGGCATAGGAAACCATTATTGCCTCTAAATTAGGCAAATAGTATTCGCTGTCGGGATGCCACACTTTCGGCTTGATATTACTGAGGCTAAGCCCTGCAACAATTCTCAATCGTTTTATCTCCCTTTACCGCTGGAGATATTACCACGTTGGGCATCTTCCAAGGCTTGAAAAGCGTCCTTTTCTTCACGTTCTCCACTTGATTCAGATTGTTTAATTCTCACTAATACCGGGAAGTTAATGAGTTGACCGGATAGAACTGCCTCACCAACATCGAGATCGGGAAGCATCCTTGCCTCGTCTTCACCCAAACTCTCGATCACTTTACGGACAAAGTTTTGATCGGCAGGATTGACCATCCGCATAATGATAAAGGAATTGCACATTGCCAAAGTGGTTTCATCCAATCGCGAAGGTCTCTGACTGACCAAGATTAGTCCTACTCCAAATTTTCGTCCTTCTTGTGCAATGCGCTTAGTAATTGAAATTGAGAACTCCTCAGCTTGATTGTTGGCATATCCTGGAACAAAATTATGTGCCTCTTCTAATAGAAACAGAACAGGGAGTTTCAGTTCGTTCTGAACACGAGCGCTGAAGATGTCATTGGCAACAAGGCTGTAGATTGTGGCTTGAAAGTTGCTGGTATAGCCCGCTAAGGAGACAATACTGATACCTCCGTATCTCACCAGTTGAGTTCGATCGTTGGGCAGCGGCTCTGTTGTTTTAGAGACTTTCTTGCTAATCTCTTCCATCTGGCTAAGTTGTTTAGCAGCGGCACGTAAATTATTCGGCAATCCTTCCAGATAGCCAGCCGTTCTCTTATCAATTTCTTTTAGTTGTTCACAGCCGCTCCATTCAATCAGTTGATCGAGTGCATCTTCTTCCTCGAAAGGTTCTTGTTGATCTGAATTCTTTGATTTTGATTTGGTTGCTTCTTTCGCGGCTCTTTCTTTCGCGGCTTTAATCACCGCAACCACAAAATCTGCAAGTGCATGGAGATCGGGTTTCAGTGAAAGGTTCGGATTGCCAATATACTGACTCAGCCATAGTTGGCGAGTTTTCATTTCTTGAGGCGTTTTTGCTGAAAGAAATTTGTGAGCGCCTTTGAACAAATCATCAAATTTGCTGCGGTGAGTATTCGCTAATGCCCATCCCAGCGCTTCTACGATCGTAATTACAGTCTCCGGAGCCTGCTCAAAAATCGGAAGTTGAGCATAGTAGCGTTGTACTCTGCCTTGTAAGCTTGGCACATCCGCTAAACCCGTGTAATCTCCGTGCGGATCGAAGATCACGATCGGATAATTCTTCCTCGATAGTTCCTCAATAATTTTTCTCGCAGTCACGCTCTTTCCTGCGCCTGTCATCGCAAGAATTGCCAAGTGACGAGACACGATCGCATGACCATCGACTTTGACATCGACCTCTGGACGATTAGAGAGCGTCGCAATGTCTAAAGCCCGATTTTGTTTATCTTCTAGCTCTCCGATGACTACACGAGCAATATCTTTAGACTCAGGACGATAGGCGCTCGAAGCGGGTTGAGGAGGATATCGAAGCTGGTCTAACCGCCCACCCTTGTTACTACTACGCTGTTCTACACCCAGAACTTGACAGACTGCACTCACCATCTCACGGCTCAGCGACAAGACTGTTTCAAAGGGATCAGTTCGAGTAGCAGCTAACTCATGCCCGGCTTCTGCTGGAAAGAGTGGGTTTAGTCGTTCAATGCGCTGAACTTTTGCCCAGATGCGAATTTGTTCTATCTGAGCGTCTTTTCCTGGCTTGCGGAGTTCCGCATCTACGGCGATGATATCCTGTTCGCGCACCTCTTCATGAGCGACTGCCAAACGAAATTCTCGGCTGGTACTTTCGCCCACTAAGGTTCCAACATAGCGATCGATAGAATCATCTTCAGGCTGTTGATTCGTTTGGGATTTTTTAGAAGTCGTCACCATCGATTTTCTCCACTAAACTTGAGGACGGAAGAGCCAGTCGCGTTTGGTCATATACATCGCTTGCACCAGAATTCGACGCATCTCCGCATCATTGATTTCTCCACGTTGCAAGCTGACTCCGAGTTGATACTTGATGATTTTGCTGTAGGCATCTGTCATCCAGTTTGGAATATGTGCATATTTGTCAACAATGTCCAAACCGACTGGAAACCCATAGCCTGGAAGTAACCGAGCATAAAGATTCGTATGTTGGGCAGCATCAATGATCTGATCTGTTCCTAGTTCGTCAAAGACTTCCACTCGAATCGGATCAGTCGTTTCCGAAACTTGGACATAGCAGCCTCGAACTCGCGGAAATCCAAATTTGCTCGATGACTTCAGACAGTTCCAATTCACTTCACTCGATCGAGATTCTTTGGGTAAAGCCATCTGACCTTTCGAGAAACCGCTGTATTTATCGATAATCCAAGACTCGGTCGCCTCACCTGGTTGAAGCAGCATTGCTAGAAGTAAGCTATCGGTGTAGCCCAGTTTCTTTAAGAGCGCTTCTGGGGAATTCAAATCAGAGCGTCCATAGGTTTCATTGAAATAATCCTCCCTTTCATTCTTCCGCAATCCGGTAAACACCCGCTCCATTAAGATTGTTTGACAAAATAAGATTGTTTGACAAAACTCGCGCAAATTCCCACCGCGTTCGATTACACCCACGATCGTCGGTCTCGGTTTGCGCTGTTTTGCTTTGTGAATGAGTTGACGATGCAGAAAGGACATCCACGCTAAAGGCTCAAATAACCTCTGTTTCACCCATTCATGCGACCAATCTGGTGCCATTTTTGGATAGATGTAAAGCTTTGCTTCTTCTAAGAAATCTGCTTTTAACTGTTGAGCAAGTGAGGGATCTTGAGCATATTGACTGAGAAATAGATCAATATCCTGCTCAGTAAACGGTGTATGTCCCATGTAGTGCCAAACGGTGTATACCAGCGGACCTTGAAACATCAACACTCGTAGATCCGGTGTTCGTTCGAGTGCGGCTAATCCTCCTAAAAGCTCTGCAATAATTCGCACAATATCTGTAAAGTCTTTGCGATCCTTACTGCCGCCTTCTAAGTCTCCCAAAATGATTGGGTAGTAACCAAACTGCTCTCTTTCCGCCAATCGCCGCTCTCCAGTGCGAACGCAGTAAGAACCAACCCGTAACAGAATCGGAACCTGACTGGAGATCTGAACTTGTCCAAGTCCCCCATCAATAAAGGTTACAACTTCGCCTTGAACATCTGCCCAGGTTAAATCATCTACAGATTGTACAGACAAAATGGGATCATCCCGTCGTCCTTGTTGAGATTCCCACATTGCCTGCCGCAAGTGCCTCACAAACGTTGCAGTATTTCTGAAATAGTTGTCTCTCAGACTTTCTGCAACCGTAAGGGCATTCTCAGCCAGTTTGACAAACAGGTGGGGATGCCGCTAAATTTCTTCTCGAACACCATCTTCTGTCAATCGATGCAGCGGTTGGTTTGCGTGATTCATTGCCGCTTTACCTCAATTCCCAATTGATTTAAGACTCGACAAGCATCATGAGTTCCAAAACATCGTACCGGGAGTTCCGTAATTTGACTGACTAACCATTTTGGCGAAATTTGATGATTGTCGATGTCGAGGAACCAAGACTGACAGCGGCTCGCGATCGCGTCCTCAGTTTGAACAGCGCGTTTTGCTCGTTCAAGCACTTGCTCACGAGTCAGCGTGATCTCGACTCCTTTGATCTGTGGAAAGCGAGAGCGACAGCGGCTAGAGGGTTTCTCTAGTAATTCTGAATTTTGATACAGCCAATTCTGTAACTCAGTGAGTCTTCTTCCTAATCCGCCTTTGGAAATTTGAAGGCTGCATTGTGGAGGAAATAACGATCGCAAATCTCCAATTGCGCTTGAGTAGCTTCGACTTGCGCCCACAAAAACGGCTTGATAAGAATCTGAAAGTGTTGAGAGAGAAGCTGTAACTTGAGTTTGTAACTGTTGTGATCGCTCAGGCTGCATTTTGCGATCGTAATTTGGGATCGGTTTATCGCTGGAAATTAAACCAAATTCAGCGGATAAGACATGAATATCAAGCAAATTCGCTTCGTCTGGATATTGCCGTAAGAATTTTCTCAAAACTTTAAAAGCAGGACCATCGTAGCGCTCCAAAGCTCTGAGCAACTCTGGATCAGACCGCTTTTTTTGAGAACACGCAAGAATGAGAAGCCGTTTATTCATCCAGATTTTGAACTGCTAATCAACGTTCTGCTTATTTTTACTTGAATTCTCAAAAAATGGTGATTTCAGATGAGAAATTTACTTATCATCCGCTGTAATGCCTGAGACAGAGAAAGCTTTGAGTAAATTTGTTAACATAACTTCATTGTTCTCTTATCTGCGATCGTATGTTGCTCAATCCGAATCAGCGAGAAAAGTTAGACCCGTCGAATGATGCGTTGTTTTATGAGCATCCGCGCTTTGTCACGCATGTCGATGAAGGATTTATTCAACAATTGACCGATTTGTATCGCGATCGCTTAAAGCCGAATTCGCGGATTTTTGACATGATGAGCAGTTGGGTGTCGCATTTGCCCGATGATGTCAAATTTGAACACGTCGAAGGACATGGCTTGAATGGAGCAGAACTGGCACGAAATTCTCGATTAGATCATTACTTTGTGCAGAATCTGAACTTAGATCCGAAGTTACCACTGCCCGATCGATCGTTTGATGCAGTGTTGAATACAGTTTCGGTTCAATATGTTCAATATCCTGAAGCAATCTTTAGTGAAATTCATCGCGTTCTGAGACCGGGTGGCATGGCGATCATTAGCTTCTCGAATCGGATGTTTTATCAAAAAGCGATCGCAGCTTGGCGAGAGGGAACAGAACGCGATCGAGTGGAACTGGTGAAAAACTACTTCAAAGCGATTCCTGGATTTTCACAGCCTGAAGTGATCGTCAAAGAATCTCAGACTCCAGCCGTGTTTCAACTCTTTGGCATGTCGGGAGGCGACCCGTTTTATGCGGTGATTGCAACTCGAATCGATTCGTAGTAGGCTGACGGTCATTGCTCGTAGCGATCGCACTTCGATACAATCTGGTGCGAATTTGCAAACATATTTCTCTGATGACATCGAAGTATTGAAATTCGCAAAGAGAAATAACGACTTAGCTCCCGCACATCGAAGAGATAGCTAGAATTCCATCAGCTTAAGACCGGAATTGTTCATCGGGAACTAAGTCAGTTTTTCTCCAGCAAATTTGGTGTTGAGGCAGAACTCAGCATCAGGAGATCGATTTAATATCCATCATCAGGAAACTATGGAAACTTCTGCAACTATCAGTGTTCAATTTTCCACACTCGATCGATTAGTGCGAACCCGCTTCCGTGCACTGATCGCATCCCTCAAAAAATTCTGCTTAAATCTTCGGAGTTCTGCTTGGATTCACATTGCCGGATTGATGTTAGGAGCCTCGATTCTGGTGGCAACGGTTCCAGCCGCTCAAGCCTTTACGGTTCAAGTGAATTCTAATGTGTCTGCGGTGAATGTTCGGAATGGTCCTGGAACTCAGTTTGGTTTAAATGGTAGACCGCTCTTTCCAGGCGAAGTTGTCCGGGTCGTGAATCAGTCTGGAAACTGGTATCAATTGCCCGATGGCGGTTGGTTTTCGTCCTCTTTCGTCACTTCAGGAGCCGGAACTGGAAGTGGTGGAGTTGGCGGCGGCGGGACACCGATTAATCGAACCGTGAGAGCCACTACAACGGTGAATGTTCGGAATGGTCCTGGAACGGGATTTAGTTTGAACGGTAGACCGCTCTTTCCCGGTGAAACGGTGCGAGTGATTCGTCAATCGGGAGGCTGGTATCAGCTATCAGATGGCGGCTGGTTTTCTGGTCAGTTCGCGCAAGTTGTCTCTGGTGGTGGAGTTGGCGGCGGTGGCACACCCGTCAATCGAACGGTGAGAGTTTCGACCACGGTGAATGTTCGGAATGGTCCTGGAACTGGATTTAGCTTGAATGGTAGACCGCTTCTGCCCGGTGAAACGGTGCGAGTGGTTCGCGAATCGGGAGGTTGGTATCAATTGCCTGATGGCGGTTGGTTTTCTTCTGGATTCGCAACTGTAGTTTCGGGGGGCGGCACTGGAGGCGGTGGCAGTTTTGCTTCGGGTGTCGTTTCCACCAATGGCAGTAACTTGGTTGTACGATCGAGTCCTTCAGGCGGCGCGATCGGCAGTCTCGCGAATGGAACGGTTGTTCGATTAACGGGTGTGCGAAGCGGAGGTTTCTCTCAGCTTTCGAGCGGCGGTTGGGTGTCTAGCACCTGGTTACGATAGAACGATTTGACGGTTCACCAAGGCGGTAGGGAGCATTTTCTACCGCTTTGATGTAAAGATTGCAATCGATCGATGCTGGGTTCGCAATTGTTGAATATGCGATCGCTCAGTTCTGTGGCACAGTAATCTTGAGAACTGAACGCCGAGTGAAGACTATGCAACAACTGAGTAGTCACGAAATCTTAGAACAAGCGAAATTCGCAGCAACTCACCAGGATTGGGGGCAATTGAGTCAGAATTTGCAGCAGATTCTCTCAAAGGAAGCTCAGTCTGAATTGTTCTGTGATCCGAACGCGACTGTGATTCTGCTTGATTTAGCAATGCAGGTTCTGGAATCAGGGAGCTTTCAGGATCGATGGGATGTTGCAAAGCTGTTCCCGAACTTTGGAAGTGATGCGATCGCACCCTTGATCGATCTTCTCAATGATGAAGATGCGGAACCTGAAGCTCAGTGGTTTGCGGTTCGGATTCTCGGTGGCTTTAATCATCCAC
Coding sequences within it:
- a CDS encoding anti-sigma factor antagonist (similar to AA sequence:cyanobase_aa:LBDG_08790) gives rise to the protein MSEFRDKRSGCDFEKIGVGERMTLVEQYEEVVLQPQGRLDTVGGEALQQQWATLAPRRYKVWIIDMSRIEFIDSSGLVALVTGLKAATEMGTKMILCGLRPSARLVFEITQLDRAFAIFENYEAITRSFGRTQEVLQAV
- a CDS encoding hypothetical protein (conserved hypothetical protein;~similar to AA sequence:cyanobase_aa:LBDG_08780) — translated: MGGKPQLDDPKGSTCLVIQLDASQAQQIHAENLRLQEELQMRDQLVQQLSQELFRLVKGNATAPVPLSDEPSDRHLAEVQSLREQLQTVEQQVTFYQEQITQRDQEIYELRQTTQELTERSKMLEQVVQELPKVYRQKFAERMQPVREKVAMIQRENRQLHAELQSVNYRLAVKNRRNGHLDLPTFPRGEGDISLPSFGNA
- a CDS encoding putative pyridine nucleotide-disulphide oxidoreductase (similar to AA sequence:cyanobase_aa:LBDG_08770); translated protein: MKLTRKNLQEKLDHVYDVIIVGGGAGGLSAAIYLQRYRLSCLVIEKGRGRSFWMQELQNYLGLPPGTPGRTMLQQGQNHFLSLGGDYLMGFVEEVKDEGDTFAVKTKVGKVESSYPVFRSKYVIAASGIIDHLPKLEDMQNVFDYAGHNLHVCMICDGWEMADTKCGLFAGTEGAINTAFVLNWFTPYITVFTQGLFEVSDAMREKLKSHGYPLVETPLKRFIGHDHHMTGVELADGSTIELENGLVAMGSHYYNGYLQGLDLEWKGGNLATDNMCRTSHPRIYAIGDLKEGLNQVSIAVADGTLAATAIWREIRRSSPPRLWEENLNLMTPKGVPVS
- a CDS encoding hypothetical protein (conserved hypothetical protein;~similar to AA sequence:cyanobase_aa:LBDG_08760): MKHRHWMIAGTALLLVSCQPNRTSQAKVQPSPQAFAQPIVPPKPQTLATIKVPGMIPTTDGKAPLMPVAVSSTRDPFAAPTIPTTLQATVVPPKPIAAKASVGSNPVVPLPQPVQYTPIPQTVSVRPLPALPVAPPPMPPVSQTNLADSIALTGVIQTGTQLSAIIEDTDGTSRYVQVGEKLANGEITVKRINVNGGNPSIVLVQNGVEMIKTVGKSESSIAQSF
- a CDS encoding hypothetical protein (hypothetical protein MC7420_2373;~similar to AA sequence:cyanobase_aa:LBDG_08740); its protein translation is MQISISDDQLKIDLDWLERFWAFYYNADLHIPLSHINQVSTEEPPSSWTDARLPGTYLPGVIKAGTYYTDRGKEFWYATRSGRYLVLELENEFYKRIVLTLDQNQLWATRIREHNGQAV
- a CDS encoding hypothetical protein (similar to AA sequence:cyanobase_aa:alr1008), whose amino-acid sequence is MGKPSNLLIKLSRQLFTDSIEQEQFINALVHPKPFNPCILWCKSRPEIVPFEVEPRLNWQPEFVDRLSLQEKPGQHPLHDSGYFYCLDFSSVFAASVMSAIDSADLIFDMCASPGGKSVFAWTMFHPKQLFSNEVIGKRRAALISNFKRCEIRNSVPYPCSEAIVLTLDSKILAEELPNTMDLVLVDAPCSGQSLIAKGGKAEGCFHPININKNANRQKRILANSAQLVKPQGYLVYMTCTYSTEENEQVIDWLLERFPRFETVEVQKLEGYRSHLTDQFCYRIFPHNRLGAGAFTTLLRNKETGEGQKVPATFLERPGMMLI
- a CDS encoding unknown protein (similar to AA sequence:cyanobase_aa:all7379), which gives rise to MVQAVSKYIVSLNQVHEKFGLRRAEDDRFFTEWREDFVQLSAEEKARLDLIKQRYDYQQADSPMLEETAKVLIVSPLLDLAGFYEPPFRFRAEIAVSFEFEDEEEIQGRIDALVIQQRFWVLVVEAKQTKASIEVGIPQLLTYMAANPNPQQAVFGLVTNGSSFAFAKVLEQTYDFSDVYSLISRRNQLYDVLSVMKKIGTLIVSR